The Bubalus kerabau isolate K-KA32 ecotype Philippines breed swamp buffalo chromosome X, PCC_UOA_SB_1v2, whole genome shotgun sequence genome has a segment encoding these proteins:
- the PLXNB3 gene encoding plexin-B3, with protein sequence MRRVGRDCIVGREAGTHSWHCQLFLGPGQEPHPATQPAQPGGCQPCHCHWALELAAVAHRGQEGDPDWFPPHSQGLSTVSSVCRRGHDNAPYSHPVSVTTAPGQLNPGGVCHATQEMPLLLLSAGGPEMAPRHLPGARLLFILPLLCPPPTPTGAHHFSAPNTTLHHLALAPGQGALYVGAVNRLFQLSPELQLESVAITGPVLDSPDCVPFRDPAECPQARLTDNTNQLLLVSGRARELVACGQVRQGVCEKRRLEDVAELLYRAEDPGDGQFVAANTLGVPTVGLVVSGPDRDLLLVARGLAGKLSAGVPPLTVRQLAGPQPFSSEGLGRLVVGDLSDYNNSYVAALADAQSAYFVFWRRGDRAQAEYRSYVARVCLRDANLYSYVEVPLSCRGHGLIQAAALAPGALLGAFAAGLRGVQAALCAFPLAELDASMERARRLCYTAGGRGPSGTEEATVEYGVTSRCVTLPPDSPESYPCGDEHTPSPIAGRQPVEAGPLLQLKYSISAVAALQADGHTIAFLGDVRGQLHKVFLNGTQGQVYHSQQVGTPGSAISPDLLVDSSGSHLYVLTSQQVARVPVAACPQLPDCSSCLQAQDPLCGWCVLQGRCTRKSQCRRATQPNQWLWTYADGLCLHIESVLPAQHPRQEQGQVTLSIPRLPTLAMDEYFHCAFGNYDSLAHVEGPQVACVTPPQDQLPLNPPGTDHITLPLALMFEDVPVAATNFSFYDCSAVTALEAAAPCRACVGSLWRCHWCPQSSHCVYGEHCPEGERTIYSTQEADIQVRGPGACPRVEGLVGPLLVPVGWESRLALRVQNLQHFQGLPASYHCWLELPGQLQRLPASLEEVSGDSGLIHCQAQQFQPSMVQRELPVPIYVTRGEGQRLDNAHSLHVTLYDCAVGHPDCSHCQAANGSLGCLWCSHGQPACRYGPLCPPGAVETLCPTPRIETVEPLTGPPEGGLVLTIQGSNLGRDFADVQDAVSVAGRPCRPEPSLYRISTRIVCVTSPAPNRTMGPIQVAIKGRPPGISTQYFTYQDPVLLSLSPQRGPQAGGTQLTIHGQRLQTGGNISAFVGSQPCPIQEPVCPEAIVCHTMPQASPGDAVVRVVFGQAQRLLLASPFHYTANPQLVAAEPSVSFRGGGRLIRVRGTGLDVVQQPLLSVWLETSEGTAVKLQSQDRTPRSGCEAPAAAPQACTQLERGWLQCSSVCSINSSTLLLCRSPAVPDTASPRRVFFSLDNVHVDFASASGGQDFLYQPNPRLAPLHHEGGPTRPYRLKPGHILDVEGEGLNLAISKEEVRVHIGDGECLVKTLTLTHLYCEPPPRVPQPSNGSGTLLQFVVQMGNVHLALGPVQYEVEPVLSAFPVEAQVGLGVGAALLITAVLLLTLMYRHKSKQALRDYQKVLVQLENLEIGVGDQCRKEFTDLMTEMTDLSSDLEASGIPFVDYRTYAERVLFPGRSGGTLQPAVEGPGEEGRRAPMHQGLMQLSNLLNSKLFLLTLIHTLEGQPSFSQRDRCHVASLLSLALHSKLEYLTEIMRTLLSDLASHYVHKNPKLMLRRTETMAEKLLTNWVSICLYAFLREVAGEPMYMLLRAIQYQVDKGPVDAVTGKAKRTLNDSRLLREDVEFRALTLMVLASPGPGGPSRSNTALHIPTRVLDTDTITQVKEKVLDQIYKGTPFSQRPSAHTLDLEWRSGLAGHLTLSDEDVTSVTQNRWKRLNTLQHYKVPDGATVRLIPQLHNRGGIISQSLAPSCPSGENTPMLEDSEEGGVRLWHLVKAPEEPEAAKARRSSLRDRDRERARAKAIPEIYLTRLLSMKGTLQKFVDDAFQAILSVNRPVPIAVKYLFDFLDELAEKHSIEDPETLHIWKTNSLLLRFWVNTLKNPQLIFDVRVSDNVDAVLAVIAQTFMDSCTVSEHKVGRDSPVNKLLYAREIPRYKQMVERYYSDIRQSPPASYQEMNSALTELSGNYTSAPHCLQALQELYTHIHRYYDQIIGALEEDPVGQKMQLACRLQQIAALVENKVTEL encoded by the exons ATGAGGCGGGTTGGGCGCGATTGCATTGTGGGGAGGGAGGCCGGGACTCATTCCTGGCACTGCCAGCTGTTCCTCGGCCCCGGCCAGGAGCCCCACCCAG CTACCCAACCGGCCCAGCCAGGTGGCTGCCAGCCTTGCCACTGCCACTGGGCCCTGGAGCTTGCTGCGGTTGCACACCGTGGGCAAGAGGGGGACCCTGACTGGTTCCCACCCCACAGCCAAGGCCTGAGCACTGTCAGCTCGGTGTGCAGACGGGGCCAT GACAATGCCCCCTACAGCCATCCTGTGTCCGTCACCACTGCCCCGGGGCAGCTGAACCCAGGAGGTGTCTGCCACGCCACCCAGGagatgcctctgctgctgctgtccgCCGGG GGCCCCGAGATGGCACCCCGGCATCTGCCGGGTGCCCGCCTGCTGTTCATTTTGCCACTGCTGTGCCCGCCACCCACCCCAACCGGGGCGCACCACTTCTCAGCACCCAACACCACCCTCCACCACTTGGCGCTGGCACCGGGCCAGGGGGCGCTCTACGTGGGTGCGGTGAATCGCCTCTTCCAACTTAGCCCTGAGCTGCAGCTGGAGTCAGTGGCCATCACGGGTCCCGTCCTCGACAGCCCTGACTGCGTGCCCTTCCGGGACCCAGCCGAGTGCCCGCAGGCCCGGCTCACGGACAACACCAACCAGCTGCTGCTGGTCAGCGGGCGGGCCCGGGAGCTGGTGGCCTGCGGGCAGGTGCGGCAGGGTGTGTGCGAGAAGCGCCGGCTGGAGGATGTGGCAGAACTCCTCTACCGGGCTGAGGACCCAGGCGACGGGCAGTTCGTGGCCGCCAACACCCTGGGGGTGCCCACggtgggcctggtggtgtctggACCCGACCGGGACCTCCTGCTGGTGGCCCGGGGCCTGGCAGGCAAGCTATCGGCGGGGGTGCCACCCCTGACGGTGCGCCAGCTGGCCGGGCCACAGCCCTTCTCCAGCGAGGGCCTGGGCCGCCTGGTGGTGGGTGACCTCTCCGACTACAACAACAGCTATGTGGCGGCCCTCGCCGACGCCCAGTCGGCCTACTTTGTCTTTTGGCGCCGCGGGGACCGGGCGCAGGCCGAGTATCGCTCGTATGTGGCCCGGGTCTGCCTGAGGGATGCCAACCTCTACTCCTACGTGGAAGTGCCCCTCAGCTGCCGGGGCCACGGGCTCATACAGGCCGCTGCCCTTGCCCCAGGAGCCTTACTGGGGGCCTTTGCCGCCGGCCTGAGGGGCGTGCAGGCGGCCCTGTGCGCCTTTCCCCTGGCCGAGCTGGATGCCAGCATGGAGCGGGCCCGGCGCCTCTGCTACACGGCGGGCGGCCGGGGCCCCAGCGGCACCGAGGAAGCCACCGTGGAATATGGCGTCACATCGCGCTGTGTCACCCTGCCGCCC GACTCCCCAGAGTCATACCCCTGTGGCGATGAGCACACGCCCAGCCCCATCGCAGGCCGCCAGCCCGTGGAGGCGGGACCTCTGCTGCAGCTCAAATACTCCATCAGTGCTGTCGCGGCCCTCCAGGCGGACGGACACACGATCGCCTTCCTGGGGGATGTCCGGGGCCAGCTGCACAAG GTCTTTCTCAATGGCACTCAAGGCCAGGTGTACCACTCACAGCAAGTGGGGACCCCAGGCTCGGCCATCAGCCCCGACCTGCTCGTGGACAGCAGCGGCAGCCACCTCTACGTGCTGACGTCCCAGCAG GTGGCCCGGGTACCCGTGGCAGCCTGCCCACAGCTCCCGGACTGCAGCAGCTGCCTCCAGGCCCAGGACCCTCTGTGTGGCTGGTGCGTCCTGCAGGGCAG GTGTACCCGCAAGAGCCAATGCAGGCGGGCAACCCAGCCCAACCAGTGGCTGTGGACGTACGCGGACGGCCTCTGTCTGCACATTGAGAGCGTGCTACCGGCCCAACACCCCCGCCAGGAGCAGGGCCAG GTCACCTTGTCGATACCCCggctgcccaccctggccatgGACGAATACTTCCATTGTGCCTTTGGCAACTATGACAGCTTGGCTCATGTGGAAGGGCCCCAGGTGGCCTGCGTCACTCCTCCCCAGGACCAGCTGCCACTGAACCCTCCAGGCACAG ACCACATCACCTTGCCCCTGGCCCTGATGTTCGAGGACGTGCCCGTGGCTGCCACCAACTTCTCCTTCTATGACTGCAGTGCAGTCACAGCCCTGGAGGCAGCTGCCCC gtGCCGTGCTTGTGTGGGCAGCCTCTGGCGCTGCCACTGGTGCCCCCAGAGCAGCCACTGTGTGTATGGAGAACACTGTCCAGAGGGCGAGAGGACCATCTACAGCACCCAAGAG GCGGACATCCAGGTGCGTGGCCCGGGGGCTTGTCCTCGGGTCGAGGGCTTGGTGGGCCCCCTCCTGGTGCCAGTGGGCTGGGAGAGCCGTTTGGCCCTCCGCGTGCAGAACCTTCAGCATTTCCAG GGCTTGCCTGCCTCCTACCACTGCTGGCTGGAGCTGCCCGGACAACTGCAGAGGCTGCCAGCATCCCTGGAGGAGGTGTCTGGGGACTCGGGCCTCATTCACTGCCAGGCCCAGCAG TTCCAGCCCTCCATGGTCCAGCGGGAGCTCCCGGTGCCCATCTACGTCACCCGTGGCGAGGGCCAGCGGCTGGACAATGCCCACAGTCTTCATG TGACCCTGTACGACTGCGCTGTGGGCCACCCTGACTGCAGTCACTGCCAGGCAGCCAATGGGAGTCTGGGCTGCCTGTGGTGCAGCCACGGCCAGCCTGCCTGTCGCTATGGGCCGCTATGCCCACCTGGAGCCGTGGAGACGCTGTGTCCCACACCCAGGATCGAGACT GTTGAGCCCCTGACTGGCCCCCCTGAGGGCGGATTGGTTCTCACCATCCAGGGCTCCAACCTGGGCCGGGACTTCGCCGACGTGCAGGACGCTGTGAGCGTGGCTGGCCGGCCCTGCAGGCCTGAGCCATCTCTCTACCGCATCTCGACCCG GATCGTGTGTGTCACATCGCCTGCCCCCAACCGCACCATGGGGCCGATCCAAGTGGCCATCAAAGGGCGGCCCCCAGGCATCTCAACCCAGTACTTCACCTACCAG GACCCTGTCCTGCTGAGCCTGAGTCCCCAGAGGGGCCCCCAGGCAGGGGGAACCCAGCTCACCATCCACGGACAGCGCCTCCAGACAGGAGGCAACATCAGCGCCTTTGTGGGCAGCCAGCCCTGCCCTAT CCAAGAGCCGGTGTGTCCTGAGGCCATCGTGTGCCACACCATGCCCCAGGCTAGCCCAGGAGATGCAGTGGTCCGAGTGGTCTTCGGCCAGGCCCAGCGCTTGCTGCTCGCCAGCCCCTTCCACTACACTGCCAACCCCCAGCTCGTCGCAGCCGAGCCCAGTGTCAGCTTCCGGGG GGGCGGGCGGCTGATCCGAGTTAGGGGCACAGGCCTGGACGTGGTACAGCAGCCCCTGCTGTCCGTGTGGCTGGAGACCTCGGAGGGGACCGCTGTGAAGCTGCAGTCCCAGGACCGGACCCCTAGGAGCGGCTGCGAGGCTCCAGCTGCGGCCCCCCAGGCCTGTACCCAGCTGGAGCGGGGCTGGCTGCAG TGCTCCAGCGTGTGCTCCATCAACTCATCCACCCTCCTCCTCTGCCGGAGCCCCGCGGTGCCTGACACGGCGAGCCCCCGGCGGGTCTTCTTCAGCCTGGATAACGTACATGTGGACTTTGCCAGCGCCAGTGGGGGCCAGGACTTCCTGTACCAGCCCAACCCTCGGCTGGCCCCCCTCCATCATGAGGGGGGGCCCACCCGCCCCTACCGCCTCAAGCCAGGCCACATCCTGGATGTGGAG GGCGAGGGCCTCAACCTGGCCATCAGCAAGGAGGAAGTCCGCGTGCACATTGGCGACGGCGAGTGCCTGGTGAAGACGCTGACACTCACACACCTGTACTGTGAGCCACCCCCGCGGGTCCCACAGCCCAGCAATGGCTCGGGCACCCTGCTGCAGTTTGTG GTGCAAATGGGCAACGTGCACCTGGCGCTGGGCCCGGTCCAGTATGAGGTGGAACCCGTGCTGTCTGCCTTCCCCGTGGAGGCCCAAGTGGGCCTGGGCGTGGGCGCAGCCCTGCTGATCACTGCCGTGCTCCTCCTGACCCTCATGTACAG GCACAAGAGCAAACAAGCCCTGCGGGACTACCAGAAGGTTCTGGTGCAGCTGGAGAACCTGGAGATCGGCGTAGGTGACCAGTGCCGCAAGGAGTTCacag ACCTGATGACAGAGATGACTGACCTCAGCAGCGACCTGGAGGCCAGCGGGATCCCCTTTGTGGACTACCGCACCTACGCCGAGCGGGTCCTCTTCCCCGGGCGCAGTGGTGGCACCCTGCAGCCAGCCGTCGAGGGGCCGGGTGAAGAGGGTCGCCGCGCACCCATGCACCAGGGCCTCATGCAGCTCTCCAACCTGCTCAACAGCAAGCTCTTCCTCCTGACC CTCATCCACACCCTGGAGGGGCAACCCAGCTTCTCTCAGCGGGACCGCTGCCACGTGGCCTCGCTGCTGTCCCTGGCACTGCACAGCAAGCTCGAGTACCTGACCGAGATCATGAGGACGCTGCTCAGTGACCTAGCTTCCCATTACGTGCACAAGAACCCCAAGCTCATGCTGCGCAG GACAGAGACCATGGCAGAGAAGCTGCTCACCAACTGGGTGTCCATATGCCTGTACGCCTTCCTGAGG GAAGTGGCTGGTGAACCAATGTACATGCTCCTCCGGGCCATCCAGTACCAGGTGGACAAGGGCCCCGTGGACGCAGTGACAGGCAAGGCAAAACGGACCCTGAACGACAGCCGCCTGCTGCGGGAGGATGTGGAATTCCGGGCCCTGACGCTGATGGTGCTGGCCAGCCCGGGGCCAGGCGGGCCATCAAGGAGCAACACAGCACTGCACATCCCCACCCGGGTGCTCGACACAGACACAATCACTCAGGTCAAGGAGAAGGTGTTGGATCAGATCTACAAGGGCACCCCATTCTCCCAGAGGCCCTCGGCACACACCCTGGATCTCG AGTGGCGCTCAGGCCTGGCGGGTCACCTCACCCTGTCAGATGAGGACGTGACATCGGTGACTCAGAACCGCTGGAAGAGACTCAACACCCTGCAACACTACAAG gtcCCAGACGGAGCCACGGTGAGGCTCATCCCCCAGCTGCACAACAGAGGAGgcatcatctcccagagcctggccCCCAGCTGCCCATCGGGGGAGA ACACCCCCATGCTGGAGGATAGCGAGGAGGGTGGGGTCCGTCTGTGGCACCTGGTGAAAGCCCCTGAGGAGCCCGAGGCAGCCAAGGCGCGGCGGAGCAGCCTGAGGGACCGGGACCGGGAGCGGGCACGGGCCAAGGCCATCCCGGAGATCTACCTCACGCGCCTGCTGTCCATGAAG GGCACGCTGCAGAAGTTTGTGGATGACGCCTTCCAAGCCATCCTCAGCGTGAATCGGCCCGTGCCCATCGCCGTCAAGTACTTGTTTGACTTCCTGGATGAGCTGGCGGAGAAGCACAGCATTGAGGACCCGGAGACCTTGCACATCTGGAAGACGAACAG CCTGTTGCTGCGGTTCTGGGTGAACACCTTGAAGAACCCGCAGCTCATCTTTGACGTGCGGGTGTCAGACAATGTGGACGCAGTCCTCGCCGTCATCGCCCAGACCTTCATGGACTCCTGCACAGTCTCGGAGCATAAAGTGGGCCGG GATTCCCCAGTGAACAAACTGCTCTACGCCCGGGAGATCCCTCGCTACAAGCAGATGGTAGAGAG ATACTACTCTGATATTCGCCAGAGCCCTCCAGCGAGCTACCAGGAGATGAATTCAGCTCTGACTGAGCTCTCGGGG AATTACACCTCGGCTCCCCACTGCCTGCAAGCTCTGCAAGAACTCTACACCCACATCCACAGGTACTATGACCAG ATCAttggtgccctggaggaggatccTGTGGGCCAGAAGATGCAACTGGCCTGCCGCCTGCAGCAGATTGCCGCGCTGGTGGAGAACAAGGTGACCGAACTGTGA
- the SRPK3 gene encoding SRSF protein kinase 3 isoform X1, with the protein MHGLRPGPRGAAARGAGAAGSAARMSASASGGCGGDSDSSSSSQASCGPESSGSELAPAAPAPQMLQGLLGSDDEEQEDPKDYCKGGYYPVKIGDLFNGRYHVVRKLGWGHFSTVWLCWDIQRKRFVALKVVKSAGHYTETAVDEIKLLKCVRDSDPSDPKRETIVQLIDDFRISGVNGVHVCMVLEVLGHQLLKWIIKSNYQGLPVPCVKSIVRQVLHGLDYLHTKCKIIHTDIKPENILLCVGDAYIRRLAAEATEWQQSGAPPPSRSTVSTAPQEVLTGKLSKNKRKKMRRKRKQQKRLLEERLRDLQKLEAMEAAAQAEDSSSRLEAGSGSTSSSGCHLGSMGADPSPASSSPAPRGNRSLSPGSQTSGFSGSLFSPASCSILSGSSNQREAGGLLSPSTPFGASNLLVNPLEPQNADKIKIKIADLGNACWVHKHFTEDIQTRQYRAVEVLIGAEYGPPADIWSTACMAFELATGDYLFEPHSGEDYSRDEDHIAHIVELLGDIPPAFALSGRYSREFFNRRGELRHIHNLKHWGLYEVLMEKYEWPLEQATQFSAFLLPMMEYIPEKRASAADCLQHPWLNP; encoded by the exons ATGCACGGGCTGCGACCGGGCCCCAGAGGAGCGGCCGCCCGGGGCGCCGGAGCTGCGGGCAGCGCGGCCAGAATGAGCGCCAGCGCAAGCGGTGGCTGCGGCGGCGacagcgacagcagcagcag CTCGCAGGCCTCCTGCGGGCCCGAGTCCTCCGGCTCCGAACTGGCCCCCGCCGCCCCTGCGCCGCAGATGCTGCAGGGGCTGCTGGGCTCCGACGATGAGGAGCAGGAAGACCCCAAGGACTACTGCAAGG gcggcTACTACCCTGTGAAAATCGGGGACCTGTTCAATGGGCGGTACCACGTGGTGCGCAAGCTGGGCTGGGGCCACTTCTCCACTGTCTGGCTCTGCTGGGACATCCA GCGCAAGCGTTTTGTGGCTCTCAAAGTGGTGAAGAGCGCGGGGCATTACACGGAGACAGCTGTAGATGAGATCAAGCTCCTGAAATGT GTCCGAGATAGTGACCCCAGTGACCCCAAAAGAGAAACCATTGTCCAGCTCATCGATGACTTCAGGATCTCAGGGGTTAACGGAGTCC ATGTGTGCATGGTGTTGGAGGTCCTCGGCCACCAGCTGCTCAAGTGGATCATCAAGTCCAACTACCAGGGCCTGCCCGTACCCTGTGTGAAGAGCATCGTGAGGCAG GTGCTACACGGCCTGGATTACCTCCACACCAAGTGCAAGATCATCCACACGGACATCAAGCCCGAGAACATTCTGCTGTGTGTGGGGGATGCCTACATCCGGCGCCTGGCCGCTGAGGCCACAGAGTGGCAACAGTCAGGGGCACCACCCCCATCCCGCTCCACAG TCAGCACTGCCCCCCAGGAGGTCTTG ACGGGGAAGCTGTCGAAaaacaagaggaagaaaatgCGGCGCAAGCGGAAACAGCAGAAGCGGCTGCTGGAGGAGCGACTGCGTGACCTGCAGAAACTAGAGGCCATGGAGGCCGCGGCCCAGGCCGAGG ACTCCAGCTCCAGACTCGAGGCGGGCAGCGGCTCCACATCCTCTTCCGGTTGCCACCTGGGCAGCATGGGGGCTGACCCCTCTCCGGCTTCTTCATCCCCGGCCCCCAGGGGCAACCGCAGCCTCAGCCCAGGCTCCCAGACCTCAGGCTTCTCGGGCTCCCTCTTCTCCCCTGCCTCGTGCTCCATCCTCTCAGGCTCGTCCAACCAGCGGGAGGCTGGCGGCCTCCTCTCCCCTAGCA CACCGTTTGGTGCCTCCAACCTCCTGGTGAACCCCCTAGAGCCCCAAAACGCAGACAAGATCAAGATCAAGATCGCAGACCTGGGCAACGCCTGCTGGGTG CACAAGCACTTCACCGAGGACATCCAGACACGGCAGTACCGGGCTGTGGAGGTGCTGATCGGCGCTGAGTATGGGCCCCCAGCTGACATTTGGAGCACAGCGTGCATG GCCTTTGAGCTGGCCACTGGCGACTACCTATTCGAACCACACTCGGGAGAAGACTACAGTCGTGATGAGG ACCACATCGCCCACATTGTGGAGCTGTTAGGAGACATCCCCCCAGCCTTTGCCCTCTCAGGCCGCTACTCCCGGGAGTTCTTCAACCGGAGAG GGGAGCTTCGGCACATCCACAACCTCAAGCACTGGGGCCTGTACGAGGTGCTCATGGAGAAGTACGAGTGGCCCCTGGAGCAGGCCACACAGTTCAGCGCCTTCCTGCTGCCAATGATGGAATACATCCCCGAGAAGCGGGCCAGTGCAGCCGACTGCCTGCAGCACCCTTGGCTCAATCCCTAG
- the SRPK3 gene encoding SRSF protein kinase 3 isoform X2: MHGLRPGPRGAAARGAGAAGSAARMSASASGGCGGDSDSSSSSQASCGPESSGSELAPAAPAPQMLQGLLGSDDEEQEDPKDYCKGGYYPVKIGDLFNGRYHVVRKLGWGHFSTVWLCWDIQRKRFVALKVVKSAGHYTETAVDEIKLLKCVLHGLDYLHTKCKIIHTDIKPENILLCVGDAYIRRLAAEATEWQQSGAPPPSRSTVSTAPQEVLTGKLSKNKRKKMRRKRKQQKRLLEERLRDLQKLEAMEAAAQAEDSSSRLEAGSGSTSSSGCHLGSMGADPSPASSSPAPRGNRSLSPGSQTSGFSGSLFSPASCSILSGSSNQREAGGLLSPSTPFGASNLLVNPLEPQNADKIKIKIADLGNACWVHKHFTEDIQTRQYRAVEVLIGAEYGPPADIWSTACMAFELATGDYLFEPHSGEDYSRDEDHIAHIVELLGDIPPAFALSGRYSREFFNRRGELRHIHNLKHWGLYEVLMEKYEWPLEQATQFSAFLLPMMEYIPEKRASAADCLQHPWLNP; the protein is encoded by the exons ATGCACGGGCTGCGACCGGGCCCCAGAGGAGCGGCCGCCCGGGGCGCCGGAGCTGCGGGCAGCGCGGCCAGAATGAGCGCCAGCGCAAGCGGTGGCTGCGGCGGCGacagcgacagcagcagcag CTCGCAGGCCTCCTGCGGGCCCGAGTCCTCCGGCTCCGAACTGGCCCCCGCCGCCCCTGCGCCGCAGATGCTGCAGGGGCTGCTGGGCTCCGACGATGAGGAGCAGGAAGACCCCAAGGACTACTGCAAGG gcggcTACTACCCTGTGAAAATCGGGGACCTGTTCAATGGGCGGTACCACGTGGTGCGCAAGCTGGGCTGGGGCCACTTCTCCACTGTCTGGCTCTGCTGGGACATCCA GCGCAAGCGTTTTGTGGCTCTCAAAGTGGTGAAGAGCGCGGGGCATTACACGGAGACAGCTGTAGATGAGATCAAGCTCCTGAAATGT GTGCTACACGGCCTGGATTACCTCCACACCAAGTGCAAGATCATCCACACGGACATCAAGCCCGAGAACATTCTGCTGTGTGTGGGGGATGCCTACATCCGGCGCCTGGCCGCTGAGGCCACAGAGTGGCAACAGTCAGGGGCACCACCCCCATCCCGCTCCACAG TCAGCACTGCCCCCCAGGAGGTCTTG ACGGGGAAGCTGTCGAAaaacaagaggaagaaaatgCGGCGCAAGCGGAAACAGCAGAAGCGGCTGCTGGAGGAGCGACTGCGTGACCTGCAGAAACTAGAGGCCATGGAGGCCGCGGCCCAGGCCGAGG ACTCCAGCTCCAGACTCGAGGCGGGCAGCGGCTCCACATCCTCTTCCGGTTGCCACCTGGGCAGCATGGGGGCTGACCCCTCTCCGGCTTCTTCATCCCCGGCCCCCAGGGGCAACCGCAGCCTCAGCCCAGGCTCCCAGACCTCAGGCTTCTCGGGCTCCCTCTTCTCCCCTGCCTCGTGCTCCATCCTCTCAGGCTCGTCCAACCAGCGGGAGGCTGGCGGCCTCCTCTCCCCTAGCA CACCGTTTGGTGCCTCCAACCTCCTGGTGAACCCCCTAGAGCCCCAAAACGCAGACAAGATCAAGATCAAGATCGCAGACCTGGGCAACGCCTGCTGGGTG CACAAGCACTTCACCGAGGACATCCAGACACGGCAGTACCGGGCTGTGGAGGTGCTGATCGGCGCTGAGTATGGGCCCCCAGCTGACATTTGGAGCACAGCGTGCATG GCCTTTGAGCTGGCCACTGGCGACTACCTATTCGAACCACACTCGGGAGAAGACTACAGTCGTGATGAGG ACCACATCGCCCACATTGTGGAGCTGTTAGGAGACATCCCCCCAGCCTTTGCCCTCTCAGGCCGCTACTCCCGGGAGTTCTTCAACCGGAGAG GGGAGCTTCGGCACATCCACAACCTCAAGCACTGGGGCCTGTACGAGGTGCTCATGGAGAAGTACGAGTGGCCCCTGGAGCAGGCCACACAGTTCAGCGCCTTCCTGCTGCCAATGATGGAATACATCCCCGAGAAGCGGGCCAGTGCAGCCGACTGCCTGCAGCACCCTTGGCTCAATCCCTAG